The Brachypodium distachyon strain Bd21 chromosome 4, Brachypodium_distachyon_v3.0, whole genome shotgun sequence nucleotide sequence CctcctatataaaggactaggagggggagccGGGGAGAACGGATCATATTCTCTGTTAGAGGGATCCACGAATCTCATCTCTCATACACGCCTCCATAGCAATCTTTTAATTTCTCCATCAATATAGATCAAACAAttaggacgtaggggtattaccttccgagggtcCTGAATCTGGATAAATCGTGTCTCCTGTGTCCTTATTAGCCGCCGACATCATCAACCCACACCCGTGCTCTCTCTAGTCGAAAATCCTTAATTTAGGTATGCCGAGGTAACCGTGGGGAAAGACGTGCGGTGGGCTCACGATTTCGGCGGCTTCATTGTCGTCAACTGGCAACTCGTCGACTTCGGAGAAACCGATCTACAACGTGATATCGAAGAATCATCAGcagcgacgacggcgtcgGGTTCGAGTTCGACCGATCTACTCGTCTCGGCTTCTCCGCGGCGCACGCACGACGACTGCACCGACAATCTAAGCAGTCACCGCGGATTCCCCAGCATCAAGACCAGCAAGAAAAGCAGATCGATCGCAGATTTAACACTTCGAGCTACTCCGCCGTCATCGTTACTAAGTCAGATCTGGTCGAAGCAGTGGCCAGTTTCCTTCCAAGTTCCCGTGATCCCGTCTCATCGAGCCGACAGGGCGAGTCAGAGCCGGTCGCTTCTGTCTCGTCACCTGCGCGCGCGGCAAAAATTCCACCGATCGACCAAGTCCATGAAGCCACGTGCCGCTCACCCAGAATCAAAGCAAGGCCTGAAGATTCCATCGCTACAACGCCCGaacgagaaaagaaaagaaaatctcaaGGAGATCGATCGGCCGCAAGCTGCCGAACAGAAGCAAACTCCGTGTGCGTTCTGGAGATATGCCcggccaggccgactaatCGATCGATCGTTCAGGATCCCAGCAATATTCACGCGCCTCCGTGCCTAGTCCCACGTGCGGGCCACCCGTGGCACTGCAGGTAGCCGCGTGCGTGGCCGCGgcttagggcatgtacaacAAGCCGTCGATATCTGTCTGTAAGTTCGAGGAGCAAGAGGGGGGAGAGAGAAGGAGTCCGTCTATAGAAATATAGACAGACGATTTCCGCGCAGATCGTTCCATACAGACGATCTTGTTCCCGTTGTATGGAGGGCGTCGGTATCGTGGGATTAATCTTCGCGGGAAACAACTTTTCCCCTTTCCCGCGAAACTCAGCCCGGCGCGCGAACGAAATCAGATCGAGCCGCGTTTTCTTCTCCATGACGCTCTGATCTTCCACCTCCTTGTTCACGATGCCATTCAGTCCCCCTTCTGAAGTTCACTTATTCTCGCCATAGAAGTTGTTGCAAAGCTTGGGGATGGGGCGCCAATCGACGCGGGTCCCTGCGCCGTCACCGCCACCATGGGAGCCTCCGGAGGTGACCAACGCtgagcacgccgccgccgttccccgCTCTAGGACGGCCGTTTGGTGGGGCAACTCGCCCGGTGCTAGCGCTTCCGTCTCCTCGACTCAGGCTGTCCCGAAGGACAAGCAGGCATGGAACTCGGCTGCAGCCTCCGAGTTCTCGTCCCCAACCTTAGATTGGTACGATTTGTACTTCGCAGTTCCTGATTTGAGCAATAGCAAGAGATTTGGGGTCTCAGGTTGTTATCCATATCATAAATCCCCGTATGTTCAATTAATTTTGCTGGATTCACAGGGATTTAGTGCTTGCTCCGATTGATTCCCCTTCTTTATGTTCAGAAGCTTGACATACAACATGGTGAAGAAAGTTCAGGATCCAAATAGTTAATAGAACCTTATACACATTCAGCCTTGTTCTTAGATAATTGCAAGTAAAAGTCCTTTGAGGTTTGTAAGTATGTTGCCATATGTAGGAaaattttaaagtttgacatGCATGTTCAATTCTGACACATAGTGTTATGTAATTAGAATATAAATCATATTTCCCTTACATCCTAGTTGTATGATGTGTTCCTATTTACTGTTGTTGCATGAAGCCtttgcacttttttttaaggggGGCAGATCTCCGTCCACCTGGTGGTTTTCTAAGCTACTTCGAAAACCCGTCGAGCTCCCCTCTTCCCCAACAACAGCCTAATCATCAGGCCATGTTCCAAAATTTACATTATGCCGGTGGTCCTCCACACCATGCTTCATTTCCGGCACCACGACCAACGGTGCTCACGGGGAATCCAGTACTTCCGTTTCCCATGTCGAGCACTCCACTTACACCATCTGGTTTCCAGCAGTCCATGAATGTTGATGGAGGCGGCAAGGACGGAGGTAGGAGGACTGAGAAACGACTTGCATGGACAAAAGAGGAGGATACAAGATTGGTAAGTCTCTTGTGTACTCACATTTCGTAATATGAATTACTATGTGAGCTAGATCATTAATCTTTGTTCGTTCACAATGCAGATGAGTGCTTGGTTAAGTAACTCGACTGACCCAATCAATGAAAACAACAAGACGAGTGATCAATACTGGAGAGATGTCACTATGGTCTACAACAGCACTACTCCAGAAAATAGGAAGAGACTTGTGAAGCAAGCAAAAGACCATTGGCATAGTCTTAATAAGCTGGTATACCAATTCCATTGCTCTTATACGAAGGCTTCTGCCATATATGCTAGTGGACAATCTGATGCCCAGTTATTGGAGAAAGCTCACGCATTTTATGAGGCTTCGGTCGTTGCTGTGCGTGGTACTTCCATCCGGCCAGAGGAAGTACCACGCACAGCAACGACCGAAAAATTATGCTATGCACGAGGAAAGCGCATGCATCACCGACCACAGTCTCCACTCCGGACAAAATTCGATCGGTCCCGAGAGCAATCGATCAGGAGAGAAAGGAATCAAGAATCAAAAAATCAAGACGAGCTGCAACGGCGACCATCGACTACGGGCGAGTTCAATTATTTGCGCATCGGGCGTGATCTCCACGAGAAGAAACCAATCTGCTAAATCACGAGAAGCCGCTCCGTGCGCCCGTGTATCGCAGCAATCCACAAGAAGACAAGCCGTTCTCGCAGTCAACCGCGACCGCAGGCTCCCAGTCGCGGAACGCGGCACGGCAGGATTAACTCCGCGTCCAGCAATTCAGTTCCACCAAGCCGCATCTGCGCGCCGGCACCGAAGTCGGCCTCGTCGAATCCCAATCAGCCCGGGTTCGCCGAGTCCCGAGCCACGTGGTCGCGTGCCTGCACGCAGCACACGCAGCCGTGAGAGAATCGATTAATCCTAAAGAACCGGCGCCctgtttccttttttcagCAGAACGGCGGCTTCAAGACAAACAAATTGATGGCACGTGGTGGATtactaaaaggaaaaagaagagcagAAGATGGTTCAGAGTTCAGAGTTCACGTAATGCCTAAAGTGGATTAACAGCAAGTCAAAGCAACGCACGCTTAAAGCGGAAACCATAATCAACTCGTGTACCTGCGACTCCGGATCAAGACAGCCTGGGTCAGCCGCGTCTGTCAAATACGGACAATATCGTGACCatctacaacagaaaaggCATCGGCTCTGCGCTAGACGCGCACAGGAAAGTTTGAAGCGTCTGCCGGCGCTGACTCCGTCCGCGCGTCTGCCGTGGCGGTGGTTCGAAAGTGAAAATATTCACACAAATTTAGTTATTTTGATGttcgaatttttttaaactatGTTATATAAAGGATTAGAAAATCTTCCGGCAACACCCCTAGCTACGCCACTGCTGCCGCGACTCCGCCTCCGTGCCGACTCCCGACGACACTCCGATTCAGTACGGCCGCGCATCAACAACTTCGTCTACGCCGCGTTGACCATGTCCGTGCCCCGTCGACTCCGTCCGCTGCATCGACTTCCGTGCCGCGCGTCGACTCCATCAGCCGCACCCGACGACACTTGGGGGCTGCGCCATACAGGCCACACCGCCTCGTCGACTCCGTCAGCCACGGCcgatactcgggggctgcgcCGCACATGTCACATCGTCTTGGCCGCATCCGAACGACTACCGCTGCACCcgatactcgggggctgcgcCACGAAAAGACACCCTGCAGATAAGTATTGTTATTTATTTGCTAATTTCGAGCATGACACATTCTGATCAAACAACTAAAACTCACTCGACTATGAATAGTCGACCCTCTTCGGCTACGACTACTTGATGCACTTCAGAATCCTCGTAGTCGAAACACCTTCGACTCCATGTGCTAACAAACGTGCCGCCTAAGTAGCTGACTCTGCCTACGAAGTCGAGCCCATGAACTCCAATCCAGTTGCAGCTCAACTGACAGGTTGGCATGGGACAGAGACGACGGGCGTCAGGCTAACGAAAGGGCTTGCGTACGAGATAGCACGTCGAGTTCGATCAAATAACAAAATCAttgttaaataaataaactcaTGAGATATTTTAAAAGAACTGTATACTTTAGATTGTTTTGCAATTACTGTACCTTACGTCAAGCCAGGCAAGGCACGAAGGCCACGAAGATTTGAGCCTATGCTTGACTACCAACAGTCAACCATAgcctcgggggctactcccaccgggagtgcTCATCGCGTCTGTTCGACTCGCCGCTCATCGACGTCCGTTGTGCGGCTACGTCCGACGCGACTCCGCCGACACGCCAACTACGACTACACGATATGTGGCCCGCGACTTCGAGTCTCTACCCGAGTCTACGACTCGGCtagacactcgggggctacttcCACCGAGAGCGCTGGCCGCGCACACGGTACTTCGGCTGCATCACCCTCCGGGTCCGTCGACCCCTCCACCCTTCGGGTCCGCCGGCTATACCATCCTTCGGGTCCTCAACAGAGTCGACCACGATTATCTGCGCCAACAGTCAACAGAGCTCAAGTCGAGTCCGCTCCTTGATAAGCCTCACTCGCCGATACGAACTCAGAATCACACTCGACAATGGGTATTTTATAGTTTTCCCGGATCGCACAGACTGCGAAACACACCTGAAGCCATGTTCATAACGTGAAGGTAAGACCTGATGGCTTCCATCGGGCCTGGAAATCAGCACCTTCAGGCGATTCCAGTTTATCCATGCGCTTGCATGAAGAAAGATCCCAACGGACGCGTTGGTTGATCGCCCCACAGTATTGGATTTCGAGTCTGTAAAGCCCCCGGCAGGTTTGACTCGAATACTGCCAGTTATCCGGTTTCAAGCCTGGGGACTCAAATGCCGACATATGCTAACAAATTTTTTTGCCTCGATgcaattaactggactcgaccGGTCGAGTATTCCAGGCGTGTTACGCAACCATCCCACAAAGCTTTTCTGAATTCCGTCAAAATCATCCTATGTCTCTGAGGCATAGCTCGACGCACTTCCGAGTCAAGCAAACTAGTTTCAGCTCGACACATAGTCGAGTCAACGGCGTATGATTCTTGAGTCCCTACCCGAGTCTACGTCTCGAACAGGGACTCGGGGGCTAACTGACGAGGGAATGACCCTTCGAGTCCTCAACCTTTGTATACCTGCTACAACCTAACAGGGAGCCCACACGAAGGCCCACTACAATCCGTGAAGCCGAACTACCTCGGCTTGCGGCTCAAGATAAAAACAAATAATTAAGGAAACCAAATTAGGGTTTATCTCTAATTGTAACCAATTCGGACTCTACGCCCGAGACCTATCctcctatataaaggactagaaGGGGGAGCCGGGGAGGACAGATCATATTCTCTGTTAGAGGGATCCACAGAGCTCATCTCTCATACATGACTCCATAGCAACcttgtaatctctccatcaatacagatcagacaaacaggacgtaggggtaccTTCTGAACCTGAGTAAATGGTATCCCTTGTGTCCTTATTAGCCGACGGATCGTCAACACACACCATGCTCTTCCTAATCGAAAGCTTAGTTTGGGTATGCTGAGATAGCCCCTCGTCACCCGTCATTTTCggttttgtcaaaatttatcCCTTGACCGCAGGCAAGAGACGAGAGCGCTGTtaagtttatttatttatttgaaagAAGAGGGATGCTAAGTTGTCAGTTCCGATGTGTGCATCCATGCATTGCCTGGATGATTCGTGGGCCTAGCCAGGCGCTGGCCATTTAAGCAAGATATGATTAGCATGTATAAGCATAGGTTAATTCTGAAGCATGATACCCTAGTGCCTGCATGCTTTTCTTAGCAGTGTATCTGAAGATGATCGAAAATGCGGCTTGATAACtaatcttttgtttttaacACGCAAATCTTCAATGGACAATTTGGTCAGTTTGAATCAAAGAGTCCAGTACCAGTTATGTGCTTAATATATAGCCGAATTTTGATTAAACAACGGTCACGTCCCATAGCGTGTTTATTAATTAAAGTTTTTTAGATCAACAGGAACTCCCTCCCGGCTTCATTTTATTAAAATGAAACCAACCATGCCAGTGTCGGGGCCCCTTcccctttttaaaaaaaaaaaaaacacgccAGTGTTTATTATTTACTTAATCCATTAATCCAAGACTTCATGGATGTGGTTTGCTAACTATTCACTTGCTGATAACACAGAAAGACATGACGGTGGATGTGTCGTTCCATCACACTTGATGCGCAGATGCGGCTGCGAATCTTCTTTAGTGGGGTACTTTCTCCTTAGCCTCGACGAGTTCCAACATCACCAACAACACCGGGTCACTCTCGTACCAATTTGTCCCACACACTACGCGAACAAGCACGGGCATTGCTGAGACTTAGACGAGAAGATCGGCAAAGCTTGATTTCCGGTGCCTCTCATACCCACACACCCATATGCCCATGGGAACTCAAGCTTGCCATCAtatataggaaaaaaaaaatcaatacaCAGATGCATTCTCGTAAGATTGTTCGTCTCGGTACGTGTAGTTTTCTGGCACAATGTGGATCGGGTTGTTTTTCATTTGGGTTGTCTTGCCTTGGCTTTATATACACACAAAGGTTGATGATTGGGCATGCTCAATCCTTAATTTGTGTTCCATTTAGTACAGCTTGCGTATATATAAAGTCATTGGATACTTTTTCACTTTTATTTTCGTTTTTCGTTCACACTGAGA carries:
- the LOC106866675 gene encoding uncharacterized protein LOC106866675 — encoded protein: MGRQSTRVPAPSPPPWEPPEVTNAEHAAAVPRSRTAVWWGNSPGASASVSSTQAVPKDKQAWNSAAASEFSSPTLDWGADLRPPGGFLSYFENPSSSPLPQQQPNHQAMFQNLHYAGGPPHHASFPAPRPTVLTGNPVLPFPMSSTPLTPSGFQQSMNVDGGGKDGGRRTEKRLAWTKEEDTRLMSAWLSNSTDPINENNKTSDQYWRDVTMVYNSTTPENRKRLVKQAKDHWHSLNKLVYQFHCSYTKASAIYASGQSDAQLLEKAHAFYEASVVAVRGTSIRPEEVPRTATTEKLCYARGKRMHHRPQSPLRTKFDRSREQSIRRERNQESKNQDELQRRPSTTGEFNYLRIGRDLHEKKPIC